The segment AGGTGCGCAAGCTGCTGGTGCAGCGTCTGCGCCAGGGGCAGAGCCCGGAAGAGCAGGCCGCCAGCCTGCAGGCCTGGCGCGCCGAACCGGCCGCCGTGCTGCTGGCCAGCGATGCGGCCCTGGCCGCCCTGGCCTCGGGCGACGGCCTGGGTGAGGCCCGTCTGGGCCTGGTCCATGCCGATCTGCCCTGGGGGACGGGCCTGCTGCAGCAGCGCCTGGCCCTGGCCTGCGGCGCCGAGCCGCGCGGCGTGCCGGTGGCCCAGCTGCTGGTGGAGGGGCCTGTGGACCGCGCCCTGCTGGCCCTGCAGCGCAGCGGCACGGCCTTCCCGGACTGGCTGGATCAGCAGATGCCGACCTGGCTGGACGAGGCCCAGCTGGCATCCCTGATGCCGCCGCTGCAGGCCTTGCTGGCGGCGCTCTGAGGCTTATGCCGGCTGGCTGCGCTCGCGCAGCGCGCGCAGCAGGGCGGTGGTCTCGGCGTCCGGCCGGGCCGGGCATTTGCGGTAGACCGCGCCATCCGGTGTGCGGGTGAGCAGCTTCATGTTCACCAGCTCGCGGCGCAGGGTGCAGTGATCGCCGAAGGCGTGGCGCGCGCGCAGGATGGTGTTGACCTCGGCCTCGGTGTAGGGACGCTTGGCATCGAAGTGCAGCCACAGGCCCCAGATCGCCAGGCGCTGCACGCTGTACTTGGTGGGCCAGCGCATCAGCCGGCCGTGCTCGTCGAACTGGCGCAGGGCGCGGTCGGCAGTCTCGCTCAGCGCCGGATCGCGCGGCCCGCGCTGGGGTGCCAGGCGCAGGCGCTCGGGCAGGCGGCCGGGGTTGGGCGGGGCTGCCGACGCGGCATTCGCCGCCGGCCCGGTGGCCTTTGACGCCTTCAGGGTCTGCAGATTGCGATGACCGGCGGCGCGCGCCAGCATATTCATCAGGCTCAGATGGCTGGGCAGATGCTCGGCGGGGGTGGCTTCGGCCAGTTGGCGACGCAGGGTCTTGGCGAAGCTCGAGAGGTCCGGAATCGGACAGGGGATCAGTTCACGGCTCATGCGATGTCACTCCATCGCCCGGTGCGCAAAAGTCCTGTCGTCACAACAGGGGCTGGGCTTGCCGTCTTGCAGCCAGGGGCACAGGGCGCCACATGACAGGCTGAATCCATCTCGGGGCAGGTTTAGCTCGCGGAGGTCCGCGCGGCAAGGCCTGGGTGAACTGCCGACCGATGCGAAGTATAGCCAGCAGGGCTTGCTAGTAAAAACCCTAGCGTGCTACAATGCGCGGCTTGCTTCGGTAGAAATCGGAGCAATTCGTACGTCTCCTCTGACCACGTTCAGGCCGACGCACCCGCCGAGATCAGTTTTGGCGGGCCGCAGCGCTCAGCACTGAAGACCCCCGGGTTCGGTCGGCGGCGATGCCGTCGCTATGACTGTTCCCCGGCGCCGCACCAAGCGCACTCACGCAGCTGAGATCTGGTGTGCGACGCGAGCTTTCTCCCAGCGACTTGACCCCACTGGTCGGCCTTTGATTTGTGGCCCGACCAGCGCCCTCCTATGTCCGGCTGTGTCCGGCGGGGCAGGGCTTTGTTGACGAAAGAAGTGATATGAGTTTCGAGAATCTGGGCCTGCACGAGTCTCTGCTGCGCGCCGTCAAGGACTCCGGCTACGAGAACGCGACCGAGGTGCAAGCCGAGGCCATCCCGCG is part of the Shinella sp. XGS7 genome and harbors:
- a CDS encoding DUF2087 domain-containing protein, translating into MSRELIPCPIPDLSSFAKTLRRQLAEATPAEHLPSHLSLMNMLARAAGHRNLQTLKASKATGPAANAASAAPPNPGRLPERLRLAPQRGPRDPALSETADRALRQFDEHGRLMRWPTKYSVQRLAIWGLWLHFDAKRPYTEAEVNTILRARHAFGDHCTLRRELVNMKLLTRTPDGAVYRKCPARPDAETTALLRALRERSQPA